In Xiphophorus maculatus strain JP 163 A chromosome 2, X_maculatus-5.0-male, whole genome shotgun sequence, one genomic interval encodes:
- the sigirr gene encoding single Ig IL-1-related receptor translates to MALLLAALLIVCGISNKAIVIGQTCVDESRFKEQVAYLGPSYVLQCPLQTLQPQSLPQSLWTWQKDCQLLQNEEGNAFLKFSSIRLEDQGNYTCTQHGNSTPSFTVHLVVKESQCVKAPDFKPNGDPTKLWRSVGSVVKLNCTALLYWDPSEEQCETTLQWSKDGQSLTNHTLYLHNTTSWFPDAGHLVVSNLLEFTLREAEDFGLYSCTVRNISADFSVQNSNSPSHTAAVIAAIFLLLLLGIAAVVYSRCHLNFKLWYKNSYGDYELNDGKLYDAYISYVNNDYDRKFINFILKPHLENRNGYKVHLNDNDILPNTEPSAELLMNISRSRRLIVLLSNAYLEQDWCTNNFRQGLLHLLELCQQPILITLEGQFKRMSPEIKQQLSENEHRLTLLTWRHNSVTPSSAFWKELALAMPRRVIFHKDSAGDPQTVLQDDKDPMLTLDPDYLDCRSDTDPAGDLGLRLPMHRALACKAPVLPAAPVEEAQVRASDIDVSDLGTRSYEARSDFYCLVTEDI, encoded by the exons ATGGCTCTGCTTTTAGCTGCTTTATTAATAGTCTGCGGAATATCGAACAAGGCCATCGTCATCG gTCAGACCTGTGTGGATGAGAGCAGGTTTAAGGAGCAGGTGGCTTATTTAGGGCCTTCATATGTACTGCAGTGTCCTCTGCAGACACTTCAGCCTCAGAGTCTCCCCCAATCCCTGTGGACCTGGCAGAAGGACTGTCAGCTGCTCCAGAATGAGGAAGGGAACGCCTTCCTGAAGTTCTCCAGCATCCGTTTAGAGGACCAAGGAAACTACACTTGTACTCAGCATGGAAACAGTACTCCATCATTCACTGTGCACCTCGTAGTAAAGG AGTCTCAGTGTGTTAAAGCTCCAGATTTTAAACCAAACGGCGACCCAACCAAACTCTGGAGGAGTGTGGGCTCTGTTGTGAAACTGAACTGCACTGCTCTGCTCTACTGGGACCCATCAGAGGAGCAGTGTGAAACCACACTACAGTGGAGCAAAGATGGCCAGTCACTCACCAACCACACTCTCTACCTGCACAACACAACATCATG GTTCCCCGATGCAGGCCATCTGGTTGTCAGCAATCTCTTGGAGTTCACCCTTAGAGAGGCAGAGGATTTTGGACTTTACAGCTGCACCGTGAGGAACATTTCTGCTGACTTCAGCGTGCAAAATTCAA aCAGTCCCAGCCACACAGCTGCAGTGATTGCagccatcttcctcctcctgctgctgggGATAGCAGCCGTGGTTTACTCCAGGTGCCACCTGAATTTCAAGCTCTGGTACAAGAACTCCTATGGAGACTATGAACTCAATG ATGGAAAATTATACGACGCCTATATCTCTTATGTCAACAATGATTATGACAGGAAGTTCATCAACTTTATCCTCAAACCTCATCTGGAGAATAGAAATGGGTACAAGGTGCACCTCAATGACAACGATATCCTGCCTAACACTG AGCCTTCAGCAGAGCTCCTAATGAACATAAGCCGCTCGCGCCGCCTGATAGTGCTTCTCTCTAACGCTTATCTTGAGCAGGACTGGTGCACAAATAATTTCAG acaGGGCCTTCTTCACTTGTTGGAGTTATGTCAGCAGCCCATCCTGATCACGTTGGAGGGTCAGTTCAAACGCATGAGTCCTGAGATAAAGCAGCAGCTCAGTGAGAACGAGCACCGCCTCACCTTACTCACCTGGAGGCACAACTCTGTG ACTCCTTCATCAGCATTCTGGAAGGAGCTAGCATTAGCAATGCCTCGCAGAGTCATTTTCCACAAGGATTCTGCAGGCGACCCCCAGACTGTACTGCAGGATGATAAGGACCCCATGCTGACCCTTGACCCCGACTACTTGGACTGTCGCTCGGACACCGACCCTGCTGGAGATTTGG GTCTTCGTCTTCCGATGCACAGGGCTCTGGCCTGTAAAGCTCCCGTCCTTCCTGCTGCTCCGGTCGAGGAAGCTCAAGTAAGAGCCTCCGATATTGACGTCTCAGATCTGGGAACTCGCAGCTATGAAGCACGTTCAGATTTCTACTGCCTGGTCACCGAGGACATTTAA
- the pkp3 gene encoding plakophilin-3 isoform X2: protein MPHTLSTTYALPSDNQLGNGSAMSDDAVRARRVQEQIKMKLAEKGTLPRQNGKASQYAMSDYGGSSTMKYSNYSPSYSPKSSYMYSGSKTLGPRVSTRAEFSSRSAAPDMIQFQRMSVGGGGGGGGGFYREEMHSGGFQGSIKQNQMDRDDMSVHSLRNMQTVNPWLIDNSDAGSLISERDGPFDQQYSQSAMNGYGTQIRQGGGTITYQTGFQTQEPVLTTSRRSISGTLSRGGGLGGGGTEIIQQQSFKGPAHRTINRIANRNRMSVSSTSGSRMTSSSGNIGAGGDRMDGGFLMSVRSGSQGNIYQQRQGGMMRSTSMRSVQSVGGGMDIYGQADLEDMPHLQGIHSLDTPTAVSYLEEDDTALQVLGSAYIQHICYNEKTAKDEVRDLGATKVLVKLFNSDDPEVRRYSTGAIRNMIYQHVENKKDLIDNNGIKALDEALEMEDDELRKNITGILWNLSAKDLLKEKLKTILPRLTEKVLIPLSTSESTKAEMIKEDKGIPSNSPSETEILHNTLGCLRNMSSGSEKVRKEVRETKGLVESLVNFLRSTLDTGKVQEKGAENAMCILRNLSYQLYDEMPPSMKSNLSFEGTNTSSNTVGCFSPNSRKIKQKTSAQRSFSPAEVSKMPKGMEWLWHPKIVHLYNSVIKSCEINATTREAAIGALQNITAGQEPWAEKMSRYMVNDYKMLPNLMDLLRSERNSELRPLSGLLRSLSSHADTVQAIDVVVRKLPEDVDKDIPSSEVLVNLCGVLNNMVARNFDAAKRITENSGLARLMNMKRMAENEPAMADVSRSASIVLRNIYNYRKLHKTFRQKGYKKEDLCSEF, encoded by the exons ATG CCACACACCTTATCTACCACTTATGCTCTCCCGTCGGACAACCAACTCGGGAATGGGAGCGCCATGTCGGACGACGCTGTGCGAGCGCGGCGGGTCCAGGAGCAGATAAAGATGAAACTGGCCGAAAAGGGCACACTTCCGCGTCAGAATGGAAAGGCCTCCCAATACGCAATGTCag ACTACGGCGGTTCATCAACAATGAAATACAGCAACTACAGCCCAAGTTACAGTCCTAAGTCTTCCTACATGTACTCAGGCTCAAAAACCCTG GGTCCTCGTGTGTCCACCAGGGCAGAATTCAGCAGCCGATCCGCAGCCCCAGACATGATCCAGTTTCAACGGATGAGTgtgggtggaggtggaggtggaggtggaggtttTTACCGGGAAGAAATGCACAGTGGTGGTTTCCAAGGTTCCATCAAACAGAACCAAATGGATCGAGATGACATGTCTGTGCATTCACTGCGAAACATGCAGACAGTGAATCCGTGGCTGATAGACAACAGCGATGCTGGAAGCCTGATCTCCGAGCGAGATGGCCCCTTTGACCAGCAGTATTCCCAGAGTGCAATGAACGGCTACGGCACCCAAATAAGACAAGGAGGAGGCACCATTACTTATCAGACTGGGTTTCAGACCCAGGAGCCAGTACTAACCACCTCGCGTCGAAGTATAAGTGGCACTCTATCCCGTGGGGGCGGTCTGGGAGGAGGAGGGACAGAGATTATCCAACAGCAGTCCTTTAAAGGCCCAGCCCACCGCACTATCAACAGGATTGCAAACCGTAACCGGATGAGTGTGAGCTCCACGTCTGGGTCCCGGATGACCTCAAGTTCCGGCAACATTGGAGCAGGAGGAGACAGAATGGATGGTGGGTTTTTAATGTCCGTGAGATCTGGTTCCCAAGGGAACATCTATCAGCAGCGCCAAGGTGGCATGATGCGATCCACGTCTATGAGAAGTGTTCAAAGCGTGGGCGGGGGCATGGATATCTATGGCCAGGCAGATTTGGAAGACATGCCCCACCTGCAAGG GATCCACAGCTTGGATACACCCACTGCAGTTTCATACCTGGAAGAGGACGACACGGCGTTGCAGGTCTTGGGTTCAGCATACATTCAGCATATTTGCTACAATGAGAAGACAGCAAAAGACGAG GTGAGAGATTTGGGTGCCACTAAGGTTCTGGTGAAGCTGTTCAACAGTGATGATCCTGAAGTTCGCCGTTATTCCACTGGCGCCATACGCAATATGATCTAtcaacatgttgaaaataaGAAGGACCTTATTGATAACAATGGCATCAAGGCGCTTGATGAGGCGCTTGAAATGGAAGACGATGAGCTTCGCAAAAACATCACAG gtaTTCTGTGGAATCTTTCAGCCAAAGATCTGCTTAAGGAGAAGCTGAAGACAATACTTCCTCGCCTCACCGAGAAAGTCCTTATCCCTCTCAGTACAAGTGAGAGtacaaaagcagaaatgattAAAGAAGACAAAGGTATCCCCTCAAATTCTCCCTCGGAGACAGAAATATTGCACAACACGTTGGGATGCTTGAG AAATATGAGCTCTGGCTCAGAAAAGGTCCGTAAAGAGGTGCGAGAAACAAAAGGGCTGGTGGAGTCTTTAGTGAATTTTCTTCGTAGCACCCTTGACACTGGAAAAGTACAAGAAAAG GGTGCTGAGAACGCAATGTGCATATTAAGGAACCTCTCCTACCAACTGTATGACGAAATGCCACCTTCTATGAAATCAAATTTGTCTTTTGAAGGTACAAATACCTCATCGAACACCGTCGGCTGCTTTTCACCGAATAGCCGCAAAATCAAACAG AAAACGTCCGCCCAGAGATCCTTTTCACCTGCTGAGGTATCAAAAATGCCAAAAGGCATGGAGTGGCTGTGGCACCCTAAAATAGTGCATTTGTACAATAGTGTGATAAAATCATGCGAAATTAATGCCACCACACGAGAGGCGGCCATTGGAGCTCTGCAGAATATCACCGCTGGACAGGAGCCG TGGGCTGAAAAGATGTCCCGCTATATGGTGAACGACTACAAGATGCTGCCAAACCTGATGGATCTCTTGCGCTCAGAAAGGAACTCTGAGCTACGTCCTCTCAGTGGCTTGTTGAGGAGCCTGTCTTCCCATGCTGACA CTGTACAAGCAATAGATGTCGTGGTGAGGAAGTTACCAGAGGATGTTGACAAAGACATTCCTAGTAGTGAGGTGCTGGTCAACCTCTGTGGTGTTCTCAATAATATGGTGGCGCGCAATTTCGACGCTGCCAAGAGAATCACTGAAAATTCTGGCTTGGCCAGACTGATGAACATGAAGAGAATGGCGGAGAACGA acCAGCCATGGCTGATGTGAGCAGAAGTGCATCCATAGTACTTCGCAACATTTATAATTACAGAAAACTGCACAAGACTTTCAGACAG AAAGGTTATAAGAAAGAGGACTTGTGTTCTGAATTCTGA
- the pkp3 gene encoding plakophilin-3 isoform X1 yields the protein MSMLTSENAFLSTLQPHTLSTTYALPSDNQLGNGSAMSDDAVRARRVQEQIKMKLAEKGTLPRQNGKASQYAMSDYGGSSTMKYSNYSPSYSPKSSYMYSGSKTLGPRVSTRAEFSSRSAAPDMIQFQRMSVGGGGGGGGGFYREEMHSGGFQGSIKQNQMDRDDMSVHSLRNMQTVNPWLIDNSDAGSLISERDGPFDQQYSQSAMNGYGTQIRQGGGTITYQTGFQTQEPVLTTSRRSISGTLSRGGGLGGGGTEIIQQQSFKGPAHRTINRIANRNRMSVSSTSGSRMTSSSGNIGAGGDRMDGGFLMSVRSGSQGNIYQQRQGGMMRSTSMRSVQSVGGGMDIYGQADLEDMPHLQGIHSLDTPTAVSYLEEDDTALQVLGSAYIQHICYNEKTAKDEVRDLGATKVLVKLFNSDDPEVRRYSTGAIRNMIYQHVENKKDLIDNNGIKALDEALEMEDDELRKNITGILWNLSAKDLLKEKLKTILPRLTEKVLIPLSTSESTKAEMIKEDKGIPSNSPSETEILHNTLGCLRNMSSGSEKVRKEVRETKGLVESLVNFLRSTLDTGKVQEKGAENAMCILRNLSYQLYDEMPPSMKSNLSFEGTNTSSNTVGCFSPNSRKIKQKTSAQRSFSPAEVSKMPKGMEWLWHPKIVHLYNSVIKSCEINATTREAAIGALQNITAGQEPWAEKMSRYMVNDYKMLPNLMDLLRSERNSELRPLSGLLRSLSSHADTVQAIDVVVRKLPEDVDKDIPSSEVLVNLCGVLNNMVARNFDAAKRITENSGLARLMNMKRMAENEPAMADVSRSASIVLRNIYNYRKLHKTFRQKGYKKEDLCSEF from the exons ATGAGTATGTTGACATCGGAGAACgcttttctttctactttacAGCCACACACCTTATCTACCACTTATGCTCTCCCGTCGGACAACCAACTCGGGAATGGGAGCGCCATGTCGGACGACGCTGTGCGAGCGCGGCGGGTCCAGGAGCAGATAAAGATGAAACTGGCCGAAAAGGGCACACTTCCGCGTCAGAATGGAAAGGCCTCCCAATACGCAATGTCag ACTACGGCGGTTCATCAACAATGAAATACAGCAACTACAGCCCAAGTTACAGTCCTAAGTCTTCCTACATGTACTCAGGCTCAAAAACCCTG GGTCCTCGTGTGTCCACCAGGGCAGAATTCAGCAGCCGATCCGCAGCCCCAGACATGATCCAGTTTCAACGGATGAGTgtgggtggaggtggaggtggaggtggaggtttTTACCGGGAAGAAATGCACAGTGGTGGTTTCCAAGGTTCCATCAAACAGAACCAAATGGATCGAGATGACATGTCTGTGCATTCACTGCGAAACATGCAGACAGTGAATCCGTGGCTGATAGACAACAGCGATGCTGGAAGCCTGATCTCCGAGCGAGATGGCCCCTTTGACCAGCAGTATTCCCAGAGTGCAATGAACGGCTACGGCACCCAAATAAGACAAGGAGGAGGCACCATTACTTATCAGACTGGGTTTCAGACCCAGGAGCCAGTACTAACCACCTCGCGTCGAAGTATAAGTGGCACTCTATCCCGTGGGGGCGGTCTGGGAGGAGGAGGGACAGAGATTATCCAACAGCAGTCCTTTAAAGGCCCAGCCCACCGCACTATCAACAGGATTGCAAACCGTAACCGGATGAGTGTGAGCTCCACGTCTGGGTCCCGGATGACCTCAAGTTCCGGCAACATTGGAGCAGGAGGAGACAGAATGGATGGTGGGTTTTTAATGTCCGTGAGATCTGGTTCCCAAGGGAACATCTATCAGCAGCGCCAAGGTGGCATGATGCGATCCACGTCTATGAGAAGTGTTCAAAGCGTGGGCGGGGGCATGGATATCTATGGCCAGGCAGATTTGGAAGACATGCCCCACCTGCAAGG GATCCACAGCTTGGATACACCCACTGCAGTTTCATACCTGGAAGAGGACGACACGGCGTTGCAGGTCTTGGGTTCAGCATACATTCAGCATATTTGCTACAATGAGAAGACAGCAAAAGACGAG GTGAGAGATTTGGGTGCCACTAAGGTTCTGGTGAAGCTGTTCAACAGTGATGATCCTGAAGTTCGCCGTTATTCCACTGGCGCCATACGCAATATGATCTAtcaacatgttgaaaataaGAAGGACCTTATTGATAACAATGGCATCAAGGCGCTTGATGAGGCGCTTGAAATGGAAGACGATGAGCTTCGCAAAAACATCACAG gtaTTCTGTGGAATCTTTCAGCCAAAGATCTGCTTAAGGAGAAGCTGAAGACAATACTTCCTCGCCTCACCGAGAAAGTCCTTATCCCTCTCAGTACAAGTGAGAGtacaaaagcagaaatgattAAAGAAGACAAAGGTATCCCCTCAAATTCTCCCTCGGAGACAGAAATATTGCACAACACGTTGGGATGCTTGAG AAATATGAGCTCTGGCTCAGAAAAGGTCCGTAAAGAGGTGCGAGAAACAAAAGGGCTGGTGGAGTCTTTAGTGAATTTTCTTCGTAGCACCCTTGACACTGGAAAAGTACAAGAAAAG GGTGCTGAGAACGCAATGTGCATATTAAGGAACCTCTCCTACCAACTGTATGACGAAATGCCACCTTCTATGAAATCAAATTTGTCTTTTGAAGGTACAAATACCTCATCGAACACCGTCGGCTGCTTTTCACCGAATAGCCGCAAAATCAAACAG AAAACGTCCGCCCAGAGATCCTTTTCACCTGCTGAGGTATCAAAAATGCCAAAAGGCATGGAGTGGCTGTGGCACCCTAAAATAGTGCATTTGTACAATAGTGTGATAAAATCATGCGAAATTAATGCCACCACACGAGAGGCGGCCATTGGAGCTCTGCAGAATATCACCGCTGGACAGGAGCCG TGGGCTGAAAAGATGTCCCGCTATATGGTGAACGACTACAAGATGCTGCCAAACCTGATGGATCTCTTGCGCTCAGAAAGGAACTCTGAGCTACGTCCTCTCAGTGGCTTGTTGAGGAGCCTGTCTTCCCATGCTGACA CTGTACAAGCAATAGATGTCGTGGTGAGGAAGTTACCAGAGGATGTTGACAAAGACATTCCTAGTAGTGAGGTGCTGGTCAACCTCTGTGGTGTTCTCAATAATATGGTGGCGCGCAATTTCGACGCTGCCAAGAGAATCACTGAAAATTCTGGCTTGGCCAGACTGATGAACATGAAGAGAATGGCGGAGAACGA acCAGCCATGGCTGATGTGAGCAGAAGTGCATCCATAGTACTTCGCAACATTTATAATTACAGAAAACTGCACAAGACTTTCAGACAG AAAGGTTATAAGAAAGAGGACTTGTGTTCTGAATTCTGA